In the genome of Sulfurimonas autotrophica DSM 16294, the window TAGCACCATTTATCTTCATTTAATAACCCTTACACTCTTAAAAGCCTCAACATATTTTTTACCAACTCTCATACCTTGATATTTTGCATTTAGCTCTATGCCCTCTAAACTTCGTGGATGTGGATAGTCACAAAGTTCCGATTTATACTCTTGCATAGCTTGAATTTTCATGTCAATAGTTTCAGATATGTCAAAAAAAGTATCAGGCGAGAAAGATAATGGATAGTTCCACTCAGTAGATGAAAGTATCTCAAAACTATATATCTCTTTAACACATTCATCTTTCATAGGTCTTGTAGCTGTGATAACTGCTTTATACGTTAATTGATGATCAATATTCAAATCATGCTCATAATGTGTAAATATAATATTTGGTTTTACCTCTTCTTTTACTTGGGATATTACTTTTACAATATCAAGCAAATCAACACTATCAAATCTATTGTCTGGAAATGATTCTATAAAAACCTTTTTAATTCCTATAATATTATTTGCTTTTTGTATCTCAGTGTTTAAGAGGGCTATTTCATTTCTTTTGTTTTTTACAACTCTTTGTGCATCACGGCTTGTCTTTCCTTCGCCTAGTATTAAAGTATAGGCTTGATAGCCATCTTTTATAAGTCTAGAAACTGTACCAAAGCAGCCAAGAACTTCATCATCTGGGTGAGCTGCAACTATTAATATTTTTTTAGACATTTTCTATTACCTCAAATCTTCCAACTAGTTTTTTATTTTTCATATGTACTTCACTAAACTCAATCTTTAAATTATCTAAATCAATATATGCTTTTGGATAATCTTCTGCATCTAACATTCTTATAAAATCATACAACTTGGTAATTGAAATTTCATTTATACTGTTCATGTTGCTTTCATGAGGTTTTCTTCTTTGAAATATAATTGATTTACCATTTTGTGCAAGTGGTAGTAAGGAGCTATTTAAAAATTTTGGTATCATTTTTGAAAAAACAATATTTGATAATTTGATAAAATTTTCTTCAGCACTTCCAAGAGAAATATTAAAGTCCTCTTTTAGATAAATATCTCCTGTGTCCAAACCACTCTCTACTTTTAAAGCAGAAATCTTAGTGTCGTATATTTCTCTTACAATTAAGTTTTGAAGAGGACTTCCTCCCCTTCCAAATGGTAAATCAGTCATATGAAATATTATACATTCAAAATTCAAATATACTTCTTTTGGAATTATCCAGGACCAATGAGGGAAAAAGATATATTTTGGCCTTAATTCCAAAAGATAATCAATAGTTAGTTCATCTTTATTTGATATTAAATGAAACTTATATAATGCTGAATATTTTTCTTTTAGAGTAAAATAGTTTTGAATATTCCATTCTTTAATTGTTGCTATAACTATGTTATTCATTATGTTTATCCAGTTTTTGAATTATATTCTTAATAGTTGTGTTTAAGTTCTTTATATTAAATTGTTCCAGTACTAAATATTTTTTTCTTTTTAAATATTGATACATGTCATTTTGATTGTCTGCTGTTTTGACAGCTATAAAAGGAAGGTTCATAAAAGATGCTTCATTTGCAGTAACACTTGGTGATATAATTGCAAAGTCAGATTTTTTCATAAGTTTTGCTATTTTATCTGAGTCAATATATAATTTTACCCACTTTTTATTTTCAATATATTGTCTTAACTCATGCAAATTTTTGTTTGCACTTGTTGTAACTACATGTGTCTTTATATTATCAAAACTTTCCAATACATTTAAAATCTTTCTAGTAATATTTGAATGATCAGCACCACCCATTGCTAAGAAAATTTTGAATTTTGAATTTTTAGTTTTAAATCGTTGTTTTCTTTTTTTCTTCTGCTTGTAAAACTCATCTCTTAAAAGTGTATATTGGCTACCACATCGAAGTTCGCAATTTTTAGGCACTAAATCTTTATATCTCTTTTTATCAGCACTGATATTGTGATTTAAAAGTATATCGCAATAGTGTTTTTCATAAGTATCATCAAAGCTAAGAAGAATTAACTGTGGATTATTCTCCTTTAATTTTTTCTCGAACTTATAGTCTATTTCATAATGATCAATCACAAGCATATCTGCATTATATTTCTGTATCAGCTGATTCAACTCTTTCAATTGATTTGATTGTAATATCTCTAGTTTATATCCAGCTTCAAAGATTTTATGATTTATATTTCCAGACAAATTTTGAGTTGCAAAGATTATATTTGAATCTTTATACTGAGTAGCAAGAACTAAGTCTCGCATAATATGGCCGGTGCCAATTTTTGAAGAGGAATCAGCTCGAAAGAGAATACTTTTTGTTTTATCTTTCATTGGATCTGTCTATTGCAAGTATTTTAAGAGCATTCATTAAATCGATTTCATAATGGAATAAAAAATCTTTCTCTGTGATTTTGGAAACTTCAAATATATTATGTAGTAGTGCTGTAATTAATATATCGACATCAATGTTATTGTCAATTTGATATAAAATAACCGCGACTCTTAGCGGATGTACAATATATTCTAAAGAGTTTAAACCAGGGTGGGTAAATGTAATTTGATTGATATAATCAATAGTTTTCACTATCTTTCTTTTGTTCTCAACATTATTTTGTAAAAAATCTATCAGTTCATCATTGTACTTTTTATTAAAATGCTTGCGAACAATTAAACGCTTTAATCTTTCTTCTTGTATATTTCTAATCATGCTTAAAAACTACATCCTCTATGTGCATACTTATGAATGACATCTAAAAAGGTGTCAGCCACATACTTTGCATCATCCATACTCATTGTTTGATTACAGGGTATAGAGATTTCCGAGCGGTAAAAATCATTGGCAACGAGGAGAGAAGTCTCACCAAATTTTTCTTTGTAAAAACTATTTTGATAGATAGGTTTGTAATGGACTTGTACACCTAAACCTCTTTTTTGAAGCTCTTGAAATATATCCTCTTTTGGACATTGAAGTTCAGGGTTTAAGATAATAGGGTAGAGGTGTCTTGAACTTATAGAATTCTTTGGAATCTTTTGCGTGATAAACAACTTTTCACTTTTAAATCGTTCATCAAAGTAGTTAGCTATTGCATTTCTTTTGCGTATAAATGCATCAAGCTTGTTAAGTTGAGAACTGCCAAGCGCTGCAGCTACTTCTGTCATACGAAAATTGTAGCCCATGCTTACCATATCTGAATTCCAAAACTCTTTTTTTACCATTCCATGAGAACGGTAGAGTTTTAAAGCTGTAGCATATTCTTCATTGTCAGTAAGTACTGCACCTCCTTCACTTGTAGTTATAGGCTTAATAGCATGGAAACTAAAGATATTCATATCTGTAAAAGAGCCTATCTTTTTACCATCTATAGAGGAGCCAAGAGCATGGGAAGCATCATCGATGAGTAGTAGATTATATTTTTTGGCAATCTCTTTTATCTGTTGTATTTCTACAGGTTTACCCGCAAAGTCAACTACGACAATGGCTTTTGTTCTTGGTGTAATAAGTTTTTCAATTTGTTTTTCATCAATATTGCCATCAAGTTTTATATCACACCAGATGGGAGTAGCACCCAAGGTAACAAACATATTTGAAGTGGCTACAAAGCTGATAGGAGTTGTAATGATTTCATCCCCCTCTTTTATTCCACAGACACTATAAGTAGCACTTAACGCTGAGGTCGCTGAGTTAAAGGCTACGGCATATTTTGCCCCAGCGTATTGGCATAAATCATTTTCAAATTGAGCAACTTTTGGACCCTGTGCAAGTAAATCACCTTTGAGAGTATCAACAACTGCAGTAATATCAGCATCATCAATAAGTTGTGTAGAGTAACTGAGCATCTACTTTTCTTCTTCTTTGGCTATCTGAAGTTTTTGGAGCAATTCCTCATGAGAAAGCCATATGGTATTTTCTTTTGAATTATATTCAAATCCTTGTTTGACACTTTTTCCATACTCTTCTAATGTATTTTTTGTATAGTCTATTGGTGCGGAGAAAGTGATACTTGGCTTAATGACAAAATGATCATGAAATTCTAAAGTAAGATGAGAATCATCAAGAGGACACATTACTTCATGAAGTTTTTCACCTGGGCGAATACCTATAATATTTTGTGGAAGATTTGGGGCTATTGCTTTTGCCATATCTGTCATCTTCATTGAGGGAATTTTAGGAATAAATATCTCACCACCCTGCATTCTTGCAAAGTTTTTTAAAACAAAATCAACACCTTCTTGCAGAGTAATCCAAAAGCGCGTCATATTGGGTTCTGTAATAGGCAGTGAAGTCGCTCCCTCTTTGATGAGCTTTTCAAAAAATGGTATTACAGATCCACGTGAACCTAGAACATTTCCGTAGCGAACAACGGAAAATTTAATATCATGATTTCCACGTAAATTATTAGCTGCAACAAAGAGTTTGTCTGAAACAAGTTTACTTGCACCATAGAGGTTAGCAGGACTTGCTGCTTTGTCGGTTGAAAGAGCTATAGTGTAAGGCACTTCATTATCTATACATGCATCAATAATATTTTGGGCACCCATTACATTTGTTTTAATACATTCCATTGGATTGTATTCTGCAATAGGGACATGTTTGAGAGCTGCTGCATGAACAACAAAATGAACATCTTTCATCGCTTTTTGTAGACGAGGTAAATCTCTTACATCTCCGATGAAATAGCGCATGCAGTCATGATTGTATTTTTGTGCCATCTCAAACTGTTTAAGCTCATCCCTTGAATAAATAATAATTTTATTAGGTTCATATCTATTGAGTATAGTTCGTACAAACTGTTTACCAAAACTGCCTGTACCACCAGTTATGAGTATGTTTTTTCCATTGAGCATTCAGTTATCCATTAATAATTTGTCTCTTATTTAGCAATAATAGTTCCTCATTGTAAAGATTAATTATTTTTACTATTTGCTTCTGCATCAATCATCATCTGAAGTGATGAAAACTGAGAGTTTATTCTGCTAATCATCGCATCATAGGCGATAAATTTTTTCTGTAGTATTTCATATCTGTTATCTAGACTGTCAGTTTGACGAGTATGTTGTTCTACAAGACTATCTTTTTCGCTTTTTAATTGATCTGAAAAGTTACTCATTAGTTTTTTATAACCGAGATAATCATTCATTTTATCATTGAGTGTTGTGAAAACTCCATCTGTTGTTGAATCACCACGGAAAAATAACTCCATACCGGATGGATCAGAAGCAATTTTTGCATTTAATGTGGACGTGTTTAAACTCATAACTCCATGTCTATCTATATCAATACCGTAGTCAATTAAAGAGTTTCCATTACTTCCTGCAACTTCAGTTACGACACTAGAAATCTCTCTAGAGATAGACTTGACAAAGCTTTCTCCATTAAAAATACCTACAGCACCGGTTTCTCTATCAGACTTAGTCATATCGTCCAGGTTTGATATAAGTGCATTATAACTTGAAACAAAAAGTGACATTTCACTTGATATTGCTGTTGTGTTTTGAGCGATACTTATGTTTGCATTATCTGTCGCTGCTTGATCTTGGTTAAGTGTTATTTTCACACCGTTGAGAAGATCTGATATCTCATTTGTAGATCTAGTAATCGTGATACCATTATAGTCAAATGTTGCTTCTTTTGCTGGCTGGATATTGTTGAGGTTGAGTGAAGTTTTTAAACTTTTGGCATTTGCATCACTATCATCATTTGTATCACTAAAGGTGATAGCTTGATTGGTTGTATCAGAAGTGATAGTCAATTCATAAGAACTCTCACCTGTTTGGAGTATAGAAGCTGTTACTTTATCTCCGGCTGCTTCGTTGATTTTGTCTCGTACAGTCTCGAGTGTATCAGCTGAAGTGTAGTCTACATCAAAAGTATTTCCATCCGTTGTAAGAGAGAATGTACCACTCCCTAAGTCTGTAATTGCTTTTGTTTTATCAGTAACTGTAGCTGCATTCCAAACATCTTTTTGTGCTATAGAGACATTGGTGATGTTAAAGTTAGATACATCTGAGCCGCTCTCTGCTGTAATTGTTACTGCATCAGTGTTTCCACTTACAGCACGTCCAAGATAAGTGTTTTCACTGCTAAGGGTTGAAGCACTACTTTTGAATGTTGTCATAAGTGAATCAAGAAGTTTGTATGCATCATCTTTTTGATTTGAAAGAGTTATTTTGTTTTCTAAGGGTTTAATGATACTAGCTTCATCTGCTGCACGTAGTTTGTCTAAAACATCTGCGGTTAAAACCTGAGAACCGATTCCAAGTGAGTTTATGCCAGCCATAATAAATCCTTTTGTATACCTAATTATTAGCTCTATATCGGCTATTTTTTAAATATATTTAATTTTAGTATTTTACTAAAAAATTGCTAAAGAAAAAAAATGCCTTGTCGATATATTTCACATAAATAAAGAAATTGACAAAGGA includes:
- a CDS encoding PIG-L deacetylase family protein, whose translation is MSKKILIVAAHPDDEVLGCFGTVSRLIKDGYQAYTLILGEGKTSRDAQRVVKNKRNEIALLNTEIQKANNIIGIKKVFIESFPDNRFDSVDLLDIVKVISQVKEEVKPNIIFTHYEHDLNIDHQLTYKAVITATRPMKDECVKEIYSFEILSSTEWNYPLSFSPDTFFDISETIDMKIQAMQEYKSELCDYPHPRSLEGIELNAKYQGMRVGKKYVEAFKSVRVIK
- the pseG gene encoding UDP-2,4-diacetamido-2,4,6-trideoxy-beta-L-altropyranose hydrolase, with the protein product MKDKTKSILFRADSSSKIGTGHIMRDLVLATQYKDSNIIFATQNLSGNINHKIFEAGYKLEILQSNQLKELNQLIQKYNADMLVIDHYEIDYKFEKKLKENNPQLILLSFDDTYEKHYCDILLNHNISADKKRYKDLVPKNCELRCGSQYTLLRDEFYKQKKKRKQRFKTKNSKFKIFLAMGGADHSNITRKILNVLESFDNIKTHVVTTSANKNLHELRQYIENKKWVKLYIDSDKIAKLMKKSDFAIISPSVTANEASFMNLPFIAVKTADNQNDMYQYLKRKKYLVLEQFNIKNLNTTIKNIIQKLDKHNE
- the pseC gene encoding UDP-4-amino-4,6-dideoxy-N-acetyl-beta-L-altrosamine transaminase yields the protein MLSYSTQLIDDADITAVVDTLKGDLLAQGPKVAQFENDLCQYAGAKYAVAFNSATSALSATYSVCGIKEGDEIITTPISFVATSNMFVTLGATPIWCDIKLDGNIDEKQIEKLITPRTKAIVVVDFAGKPVEIQQIKEIAKKYNLLLIDDASHALGSSIDGKKIGSFTDMNIFSFHAIKPITTSEGGAVLTDNEEYATALKLYRSHGMVKKEFWNSDMVSMGYNFRMTEVAAALGSSQLNKLDAFIRKRNAIANYFDERFKSEKLFITQKIPKNSISSRHLYPIILNPELQCPKEDIFQELQKRGLGVQVHYKPIYQNSFYKEKFGETSLLVANDFYRSEISIPCNQTMSMDDAKYVADTFLDVIHKYAHRGCSF
- the pseB gene encoding UDP-N-acetylglucosamine 4,6-dehydratase (inverting): MLNGKNILITGGTGSFGKQFVRTILNRYEPNKIIIYSRDELKQFEMAQKYNHDCMRYFIGDVRDLPRLQKAMKDVHFVVHAAALKHVPIAEYNPMECIKTNVMGAQNIIDACIDNEVPYTIALSTDKAASPANLYGASKLVSDKLFVAANNLRGNHDIKFSVVRYGNVLGSRGSVIPFFEKLIKEGATSLPITEPNMTRFWITLQEGVDFVLKNFARMQGGEIFIPKIPSMKMTDMAKAIAPNLPQNIIGIRPGEKLHEVMCPLDDSHLTLEFHDHFVIKPSITFSAPIDYTKNTLEEYGKSVKQGFEYNSKENTIWLSHEELLQKLQIAKEEEK
- the fliD gene encoding flagellar filament capping protein FliD; this translates as MAGINSLGIGSQVLTADVLDKLRAADEASIIKPLENKITLSNQKDDAYKLLDSLMTTFKSSASTLSSENTYLGRAVSGNTDAVTITAESGSDVSNFNITNVSIAQKDVWNAATVTDKTKAITDLGSGTFSLTTDGNTFDVDYTSADTLETVRDKINEAAGDKVTASILQTGESSYELTITSDTTNQAITFSDTNDDSDANAKSLKTSLNLNNIQPAKEATFDYNGITITRSTNEISDLLNGVKITLNQDQAATDNANISIAQNTTAISSEMSLFVSSYNALISNLDDMTKSDRETGAVGIFNGESFVKSISREISSVVTEVAGSNGNSLIDYGIDIDRHGVMSLNTSTLNAKIASDPSGMELFFRGDSTTDGVFTTLNDKMNDYLGYKKLMSNFSDQLKSEKDSLVEQHTRQTDSLDNRYEILQKKFIAYDAMISRINSQFSSLQMMIDAEANSKNN